From Acidipropionibacterium acidipropionici, one genomic window encodes:
- the cobA gene encoding uroporphyrinogen-III C-methyltransferase, with the protein MTFPRYAPDLVPGTVTLVGGGPGDPGLLTLAGFEAVRQADVILYDRLAPTAVLDEAPEAEKIRVGKVPGGEYVPQERINELLVAHARAGERVVRLKGGDSFVFGRGGEEWQACAAAGVPVRIIPGVTSSVAGPELAGIPLTHRHMVQGFTVVSGHVAPGDSRSELDWGQLARCGTTLVILMGVAHIQQISADLMAGGLAADTPVAVIRQASLPDQSVLTSTLAEVADAMARSGVRPPAITVVGDVAGLDLDHTEAADRTPSDH; encoded by the coding sequence ATGACCTTCCCCCGGTACGCCCCGGATCTGGTGCCCGGCACCGTCACCCTGGTGGGCGGCGGGCCCGGAGATCCCGGCCTGCTGACTCTCGCCGGGTTCGAGGCGGTGCGCCAGGCCGACGTCATCCTCTATGACCGGCTCGCCCCGACCGCCGTGCTCGACGAGGCTCCCGAGGCCGAGAAGATCCGGGTGGGCAAGGTGCCCGGTGGCGAGTACGTGCCCCAGGAGAGGATCAACGAGCTGCTCGTCGCCCACGCCCGGGCCGGAGAGAGGGTGGTCCGGCTCAAGGGCGGCGACTCCTTCGTCTTCGGTCGCGGCGGCGAGGAGTGGCAGGCCTGCGCCGCCGCCGGGGTGCCGGTGCGGATCATCCCCGGTGTCACCTCCTCGGTGGCCGGCCCGGAACTCGCCGGGATCCCGCTGACCCACCGCCACATGGTGCAGGGATTCACCGTCGTGTCGGGCCACGTGGCCCCCGGCGACTCCCGTTCCGAACTCGACTGGGGCCAGCTCGCCCGCTGCGGCACCACCCTGGTGATCCTCATGGGGGTGGCGCACATCCAGCAGATCTCCGCCGACCTCATGGCCGGAGGCCTGGCCGCCGACACCCCGGTCGCGGTGATCCGGCAGGCTTCTCTGCCCGACCAGTCCGTGCTCACCAGCACCCTCGCCGAGGTGGCCGACGCCATGGCCCGGTCCGGCGTGAGACCCCCGGCGATCACTGTGGTGGGGGACGTCGCCGGGCTGGATCTGGACCACACCGAGGCCGCCGACCGGACCCCGTCGGATCACTAG
- a CDS encoding precorrin-8X methylmutase — MAHEYINNGADIYRESFRIIREESDLERFPADVEHVVVRMIHAAADPAIAADIAFTPGVVAAARAALEAGAPILCDSSMTATGIIRSRLPRDNRVVCHIKDPRLAALAAEHGTTKTCAAVDLWAAEGLLDGSVVAIGNAPTALFRVLEVAAETGQRPAAVVGIPVGFVGAAESKDALVASDLGLEHLTLLGRRGGSAVTVAAVNAIASLDELTNLHK; from the coding sequence GTGGCCCACGAGTACATCAACAATGGCGCCGACATCTACCGGGAGTCCTTCCGGATCATCCGCGAGGAGTCCGATCTGGAGCGCTTCCCGGCCGACGTCGAGCATGTCGTGGTGCGGATGATCCACGCCGCCGCCGACCCGGCGATCGCCGCCGACATCGCTTTCACCCCCGGCGTGGTCGCGGCCGCCCGGGCGGCCCTGGAGGCCGGCGCGCCGATCCTGTGCGACTCGTCGATGACGGCCACCGGGATCATCCGGTCGCGCCTGCCCCGCGACAACCGGGTGGTCTGTCACATCAAGGATCCGCGGCTGGCCGCGCTGGCGGCCGAGCATGGCACCACGAAGACCTGCGCGGCGGTGGACCTGTGGGCCGCCGAGGGGCTCCTGGACGGGTCGGTGGTGGCGATCGGCAACGCCCCCACGGCGCTGTTCCGGGTGCTCGAGGTGGCCGCCGAGACCGGTCAGCGGCCCGCCGCGGTCGTCGGGATCCCGGTCGGCTTCGTGGGCGCCGCCGAGTCCAAGGACGCGCTGGTGGCCTCAGACCTCGGCCTGGAGCACCTCACCCTGCTGGGACGCCGGGGCGGCTCGGCGGTCACCGTCGCCGCCGTCAACGCCATCGCCTCCCTCGACGAGCTCACGAATCTTCATAAGTAG
- a CDS encoding energy-coupling factor ABC transporter substrate-binding protein: MSESVGKQKSNFLTGDHKWATPVLLVILVAIFVVSLVLGRQKPAKEGEGFAGTDDAAAQAAEAAGAKQWIKPIFEPNSGEVESGLFALQAALGAGIVGFALGRMSGRKKGHDEAMAASQLPDELPASARPSDDKAAETAADPAPRA, encoded by the coding sequence ATGTCTGAGTCCGTGGGCAAGCAGAAGAGCAACTTCCTGACCGGCGATCACAAGTGGGCCACCCCGGTGCTGCTGGTGATCCTGGTGGCCATCTTCGTGGTGAGCCTCGTCCTCGGCAGGCAGAAGCCTGCCAAGGAGGGAGAGGGCTTCGCCGGTACCGATGACGCCGCCGCCCAGGCCGCCGAGGCGGCCGGCGCCAAGCAGTGGATCAAGCCGATCTTCGAGCCGAACTCCGGTGAGGTCGAGTCCGGGCTGTTCGCCCTCCAGGCCGCCCTGGGGGCCGGCATCGTGGGGTTCGCCCTGGGCCGGATGAGCGGGCGGAAGAAGGGCCATGACGAGGCCATGGCCGCCTCGCAGCTGCCCGACGAGCTGCCCGCATCGGCCCGGCCGAGCGACGATAAGGCGGCCGAGACGGCCGCCGATCCCGCGCCGCGCGCATGA
- a CDS encoding cobyrinate a,c-diamide synthase, which yields MVTRTAAHEPLHIPRILVAAPASGGGKTTVATGLMAALRATGRQVAPFKVGPDYIDPGYHGLATGRPGRNLDSVMCGEDLMAPLLAHGFATPEPADVAVIEGVMGLFDGRLGDGAGSSAQIATLTDTPVVLVVDASHASLTHAAVVAGLAGFDPDVRVAGVILNKVGSVRHGAEVRRGIQGLGIPVLGEIPRDPGVVVPSRHLGLVPAAERDASAAQVQALAGLIAGHVDLDAVMEVASSAPDLDTIPWDPHDALRSSDAWDALARNVSAIADSTRDARPATQIPGGVEPPLRGGQRALASVGGVVSPSPTLAIFSGRAFTFRYAETTELLEAAGCRVVDVDPLADTELPEGCCGLYLGGGFPEMHAEELSANRSLHESIRAHVDGGMPVVAECAGLLMLCRSLDGHPMTGALPLDAAMRRRLTMGYRGATTPTDTLLARAGERVIGHEFHRTGISPVGEQPDAAWTFTMPDGSVREEGVSMDPAGLGHPTVHASYLHLHWAGAPACAARFAAAAWQYLSSGWATPLRSREPDLSFHGDQDAVPGLVDLAVNVRVDHTPDWLVDAITASAPTWQAYPDPAPARAALARHHGVDPSMLLPTNGGAEAFVLVARALHPRHAVVVHPQFTEPEAALRAAGHDVDRLILGPDNGFALDPAAVPNDADLVIIGNPTNPTGALHPAADLSALARPGRVLVVDEAFMDATDGAQSLIGPSMDGVLVLRSLTKTYGLAGVRAGYAVGDPEIIVRLAAQQQAWAVSTPGIAAMIACCTDAAEQHRARLAAELPTARDDLTGRLRPLRLRVIDSGAPFVLVDTSSIGPCSVREPLARLGFAVRRGETFPGLGPTWIRLAVRDAATHASLADALAGLITTEPITTKENR from the coding sequence ATGGTGACTCGTACCGCGGCTCACGAACCGCTTCACATTCCCAGAATCCTCGTCGCCGCCCCGGCCTCCGGAGGCGGCAAGACGACTGTCGCGACCGGCCTCATGGCCGCGCTGCGAGCCACCGGGCGCCAAGTGGCCCCGTTCAAGGTGGGGCCCGACTACATCGACCCCGGCTACCACGGACTGGCCACCGGCAGGCCCGGGCGCAACCTCGATTCGGTGATGTGCGGCGAGGATCTCATGGCGCCGCTGCTGGCCCACGGTTTCGCCACCCCGGAGCCTGCCGACGTGGCCGTCATCGAGGGAGTGATGGGGCTCTTCGACGGCAGGCTGGGCGACGGCGCCGGGTCCTCGGCGCAGATCGCGACGCTCACCGACACTCCCGTGGTGCTGGTGGTCGATGCGAGCCACGCCTCGCTGACCCATGCCGCGGTGGTCGCCGGGCTCGCCGGCTTCGACCCGGACGTACGGGTCGCCGGGGTAATCCTCAACAAGGTGGGGTCGGTCCGGCACGGCGCCGAGGTCCGCCGGGGCATCCAGGGGCTGGGCATCCCGGTGCTCGGCGAGATCCCCCGCGATCCGGGCGTCGTCGTGCCCTCGCGGCATCTCGGGCTGGTGCCGGCCGCCGAGCGGGACGCCTCCGCCGCCCAGGTGCAGGCGCTCGCGGGGCTGATCGCCGGCCATGTCGATCTGGACGCCGTGATGGAGGTGGCCTCCTCGGCCCCCGACCTGGACACCATCCCCTGGGATCCCCACGACGCTCTTCGCTCCAGCGACGCCTGGGACGCCCTGGCGAGGAACGTGAGCGCGATCGCTGACTCGACCCGCGACGCGAGGCCTGCGACGCAGATTCCCGGCGGCGTCGAGCCGCCGCTACGAGGGGGGCAGCGAGCCCTGGCGAGCGTGGGGGGAGTCGTCTCCCCCTCTCCGACACTTGCGATCTTCTCGGGTCGCGCCTTCACCTTCCGGTACGCCGAGACCACCGAGCTGCTGGAGGCCGCCGGTTGCCGGGTGGTCGACGTCGACCCCCTCGCCGACACCGAGCTGCCCGAGGGGTGCTGCGGGCTCTACCTGGGCGGCGGATTCCCCGAGATGCACGCCGAAGAGCTGTCGGCCAACCGGTCTCTGCACGAGTCCATCCGCGCCCATGTGGACGGCGGGATGCCGGTGGTCGCCGAATGTGCCGGACTGCTCATGCTGTGCCGGTCTCTCGACGGCCATCCGATGACCGGGGCGCTGCCCCTCGACGCGGCGATGAGACGACGTCTCACCATGGGATACCGGGGCGCGACGACGCCGACCGACACCCTGCTCGCCCGGGCGGGGGAGCGGGTCATCGGCCACGAGTTCCACCGCACCGGGATCTCGCCGGTGGGGGAGCAGCCCGACGCCGCCTGGACCTTCACGATGCCCGACGGCAGCGTCCGCGAAGAGGGCGTCTCGATGGACCCCGCCGGGCTCGGCCACCCGACCGTTCACGCCTCCTACCTGCACCTCCACTGGGCCGGAGCCCCCGCCTGCGCGGCCAGATTCGCCGCCGCGGCCTGGCAGTACTTGTCATCAGGGTGGGCAACCCCCCTGCGTTCGCGGGAGCCCGACCTCTCCTTCCACGGGGACCAGGATGCGGTCCCCGGCCTGGTCGATCTGGCCGTCAACGTCCGCGTCGACCACACCCCCGACTGGCTGGTCGACGCCATCACCGCGAGCGCCCCCACCTGGCAGGCCTATCCCGACCCGGCGCCCGCCCGCGCGGCCCTGGCCCGCCACCACGGCGTCGACCCCTCGATGCTGCTGCCCACCAACGGCGGAGCCGAGGCCTTCGTCCTGGTCGCCAGGGCCCTCCACCCCCGCCACGCCGTCGTCGTCCACCCCCAGTTCACCGAACCCGAGGCCGCCCTGCGCGCCGCCGGGCACGACGTCGACCGCCTCATCCTCGGCCCCGACAACGGTTTCGCCCTCGACCCGGCGGCCGTGCCGAACGACGCCGACCTGGTGATCATCGGCAACCCCACCAACCCCACCGGAGCCCTCCACCCCGCCGCCGACCTGAGCGCACTCGCCCGGCCCGGGCGGGTACTGGTGGTCGACGAGGCCTTCATGGACGCCACCGACGGCGCTCAGAGCCTCATCGGCCCCTCGATGGACGGGGTGCTGGTGCTCCGATCCCTCACCAAGACCTACGGGCTGGCCGGGGTCCGCGCCGGATACGCCGTCGGCGACCCCGAGATCATCGTGCGACTGGCCGCCCAGCAGCAGGCCTGGGCCGTCTCCACCCCGGGGATCGCCGCGATGATCGCCTGCTGCACGGATGCCGCCGAGCAGCACCGTGCCCGGCTGGCCGCCGAGCTGCCCACGGCCCGTGACGATCTCACCGGCCGCCTGCGGCCCCTCAGGCTGCGGGTGATCGACTCCGGCGCCCCCTTCGTGCTCGTCGACACCTCGTCGATCGGGCCCTGTTCCGTCCGGGAACCGCTGGCCCGCCTGGGCTTCGCGGTACGGCGAGGGGAGACCTTCCCCGGGCTGGGACCCACCTGGATCAGGCTCGCCGTGCGCGACGCCGCCACCCATGCTTCGCTGGCCGACGCGCTGGCAGGGCTCATCACCACCGAGCCCATCACCACCAAGGAGAACCGATGA
- a CDS encoding CbiX/SirB N-terminal domain-containing protein: MTMTDRTADDRAATGEFTSRVPLVIAAHGTRNADGVETCRALVRRVSAKLPGVPVELGFVELVEPPISQAVSAAIAAGRDQRYDLEAVAAVRADGGSVPPDAVVVPLMINTGGHVQRDIPEAIDEGRGDARVLYSSPLQPDPRLRAALGRRLREAMETGPRWEAKDTAAVLVGRGALDPEANAAHYQLTRLFWEENELKRVQPSFIQVTPPSLPEALSLLSSEGASQIVVVGNFLFPGRLHEWTNDQVRAWNEARPDVEVRVAEVIGDCDELADVVVDRYRSPLGEEGVGEGAPVYMSGLRLAGRDVLVVGAGHVAERRVVRLLDAGAKVHVVAPNAGIQLGRLARRGQVEYRKKAFEPSDLDGMWFVQALTNDPEVNATAAAEAEERRIFCVRGDAGRKGSAFTPATQQSGGMTVSVVGDRTPRRSAKLRDELLRALQG, translated from the coding sequence ATGACCATGACCGACCGCACAGCCGATGATCGTGCCGCCACAGGGGAGTTCACCTCCCGGGTGCCACTGGTGATCGCCGCCCACGGCACCCGGAACGCCGACGGCGTCGAGACCTGTCGGGCCCTGGTGCGCCGCGTCTCCGCCAAGCTGCCCGGGGTGCCCGTGGAGCTGGGCTTCGTCGAGCTCGTCGAGCCGCCGATCTCGCAGGCCGTGAGCGCGGCGATCGCGGCCGGCAGGGACCAGCGCTACGATCTGGAGGCTGTCGCGGCGGTGCGGGCCGACGGCGGATCGGTGCCTCCCGACGCCGTCGTCGTGCCGCTGATGATCAACACCGGCGGGCACGTCCAGCGCGACATCCCCGAGGCCATCGACGAGGGCCGCGGCGACGCCCGGGTGCTGTACTCCAGCCCGCTGCAGCCCGATCCGCGGCTGCGCGCCGCCCTGGGACGCCGCCTGCGCGAGGCCATGGAGACCGGCCCGAGGTGGGAGGCCAAGGACACCGCGGCGGTGCTCGTGGGGCGCGGCGCCCTGGATCCCGAGGCGAACGCCGCCCACTACCAGCTCACCCGCCTGTTCTGGGAGGAGAACGAGCTCAAGAGGGTGCAGCCGTCCTTCATCCAGGTGACCCCGCCCTCACTGCCCGAGGCGCTCAGCCTGCTCTCCTCGGAGGGCGCCTCCCAGATCGTCGTGGTGGGCAACTTCCTGTTCCCCGGGCGGCTCCACGAGTGGACGAACGACCAGGTGAGGGCCTGGAACGAGGCCCGGCCCGACGTCGAGGTGAGGGTCGCCGAGGTGATCGGCGACTGCGACGAGCTCGCCGACGTCGTCGTCGACCGCTACCGCTCCCCGCTGGGCGAGGAGGGGGTCGGCGAGGGCGCCCCGGTGTACATGTCGGGGCTGCGGCTGGCCGGCAGGGATGTCCTGGTGGTCGGCGCCGGCCACGTCGCCGAGAGGCGCGTCGTGCGGCTGCTGGACGCCGGGGCGAAGGTCCACGTGGTGGCCCCCAATGCCGGGATCCAGCTCGGTCGGCTGGCCAGGCGGGGACAGGTCGAGTACCGCAAGAAGGCCTTCGAGCCCTCCGACCTGGACGGGATGTGGTTCGTCCAGGCGCTCACCAACGATCCCGAGGTCAACGCGACGGCGGCCGCCGAGGCCGAGGAGCGCCGGATCTTCTGCGTGCGAGGGGATGCCGGGCGCAAGGGCTCGGCCTTCACGCCGGCCACCCAGCAGTCCGGCGGGATGACCGTCTCAGTGGTCGGGGACCGCACCCCGCGCCGCTCGGCGAAGCTGCGCGACGAACTGTTGCGGGCGCTTCAGGGCTGA
- the cobO gene encoding cob(I)yrinic acid a,c-diamide adenosyltransferase, with protein sequence MPRARTGAQPEDGLSTRERRLRPVLIVNTGDGKGKTTAAMGTALRAWHQGWSVGVYQFVKSGRWHVGEQDALLALGQAHERTGAGGPVTWETMGTGWSWTKAFDAEKDPAEAAREGWRHVREMLDAEAHDFYLLDEFTYPMDWGWIDVDEVVEVLRARPGTQHVVITGRRAPDKLIEAADLVTGMTKIKHPFDAGRRGQAGIEW encoded by the coding sequence ATGCCGCGCGCACGCACCGGTGCCCAGCCCGAGGACGGGCTGTCGACCCGGGAACGACGTCTGCGCCCCGTGCTGATCGTCAACACCGGCGACGGGAAGGGCAAGACGACCGCCGCGATGGGCACCGCGCTGCGGGCCTGGCACCAGGGCTGGTCGGTCGGCGTCTACCAGTTCGTGAAATCCGGACGCTGGCACGTCGGCGAGCAGGACGCCCTGCTGGCCCTCGGTCAGGCGCACGAGCGGACCGGGGCGGGCGGCCCGGTGACCTGGGAGACGATGGGCACCGGATGGTCATGGACCAAGGCCTTCGACGCCGAGAAGGATCCCGCCGAGGCCGCCCGCGAGGGGTGGCGCCACGTCCGCGAAATGTTGGATGCCGAAGCCCACGACTTCTATCTCCTCGACGAGTTCACCTACCCGATGGACTGGGGATGGATCGACGTCGACGAGGTGGTCGAGGTGCTGAGAGCCCGGCCCGGCACACAGCACGTCGTCATCACCGGACGCCGCGCTCCCGACAAGCTCATCGAGGCCGCCGACCTGGTGACCGGGATGACGAAGATCAAGCACCCCTTCGACGCCGGGCGGCGCGGTCAGGCGGGCATCGAATGGTGA
- a CDS encoding cobalt-precorrin-6A reductase, whose amino-acid sequence MDVLVLGGTGLARRLAQALVDRRIDVVTSLAGVTASRRPVPGTVRVGGFGGVDGLADYLRSSGVRAVVDASHPFAATISDHAALAAERADVPLLRLAAPSWREMPGSTAWTWVDGHEAAARAAREVGGRVLLTVGRQPVPHYLASLADRSVIARCIDAPDVRLPLSWTVLRARGPFDLESERALMAGVDVLVSKDSGGTELDPKLVAAAELGTAVVMVSRPPAPAYGVDVATLEDALGRLDAVL is encoded by the coding sequence ATGGACGTCCTCGTACTCGGTGGCACCGGCCTCGCCCGGCGCCTCGCCCAGGCCCTGGTGGACCGGCGGATCGATGTGGTGACCTCGCTGGCCGGGGTGACGGCGTCGCGACGGCCGGTGCCCGGCACGGTCCGCGTCGGCGGCTTCGGCGGGGTGGACGGCCTGGCCGACTATCTGAGGAGCAGCGGTGTGCGCGCGGTGGTGGACGCCAGCCACCCCTTCGCTGCGACGATCAGCGATCACGCGGCACTGGCCGCCGAGCGGGCGGATGTGCCGCTGCTGCGACTGGCCGCCCCCAGCTGGCGGGAGATGCCCGGGTCGACGGCCTGGACGTGGGTGGACGGCCACGAGGCGGCGGCCCGGGCCGCGCGGGAGGTCGGCGGCCGGGTGCTGCTCACGGTCGGGCGCCAGCCGGTGCCGCACTACTTGGCGTCGCTGGCGGATCGCAGCGTCATCGCGCGGTGCATCGACGCCCCCGACGTCCGGCTGCCGCTGTCCTGGACGGTGCTGCGGGCTCGCGGCCCCTTCGATCTGGAGTCCGAGCGGGCGCTGATGGCCGGGGTGGACGTCCTGGTCTCGAAGGACTCCGGCGGGACGGAACTCGACCCGAAACTTGTGGCCGCCGCGGAACTCGGCACCGCCGTGGTGATGGTGTCCAGGCCGCCGGCGCCGGCCTACGGGGTCGACGTCGCCACCCTCGAGGATGCGCTGGGCCGGCTGGACGCCGTCCTCTAG
- a CDS encoding energy-coupling factor ABC transporter permease, translated as MHIAEGILSPTECAVWYAAAAPFVIHGAREVVKQVKDHPENKLLLATAGAFTFVLSAIKLPSVSGSSSHPTGTGVGAVLFKPPVMAFLGMIVLIFQALLLAHGGMSTLGANTFSMAIAGPWVGYAFYKLTKRAGGPDALAIFGCMVLADFSTYCVTSFQLAIAFPDPTSGIVGAAGKFLSIFAVTQIPLALAEGVLGILLFRFLAKVAGPQLRKLGVLSTPADDVEQGGPVAAAKIQEGTNV; from the coding sequence ATGCACATCGCAGAGGGAATTCTCTCGCCGACAGAGTGCGCGGTCTGGTACGCAGCCGCCGCACCGTTCGTCATCCACGGCGCCCGCGAGGTCGTCAAGCAGGTCAAGGATCACCCCGAGAACAAGTTGCTGCTGGCCACTGCCGGCGCCTTCACCTTCGTGCTGTCGGCGATCAAACTGCCCAGCGTCTCCGGGTCCTCATCCCATCCCACCGGCACCGGCGTCGGCGCCGTCCTCTTCAAGCCGCCGGTCATGGCCTTCCTGGGCATGATCGTGCTCATCTTCCAGGCCCTGCTGCTGGCCCACGGCGGCATGAGCACTCTGGGCGCCAACACCTTCTCGATGGCGATCGCCGGCCCCTGGGTCGGATACGCGTTCTACAAGCTCACGAAGAGGGCCGGCGGGCCCGACGCCCTGGCGATCTTCGGGTGCATGGTTCTCGCTGACTTCTCCACCTACTGCGTCACCTCCTTCCAGCTGGCCATCGCCTTCCCCGATCCCACCTCCGGGATCGTGGGCGCCGCCGGGAAGTTCCTCTCCATCTTCGCCGTCACCCAGATCCCGCTGGCTCTGGCCGAGGGCGTTCTGGGCATCCTGCTGTTCCGCTTCCTCGCCAAGGTCGCCGGCCCGCAGCTGCGCAAGCTGGGCGTGCTGAGCACCCCGGCCGACGACGTCGAGCAGGGCGGCCCCGTTGCCGCCGCGAAGATCCAGGAGGGCACCAATGTCTGA
- the cbiT gene encoding precorrin-6Y C5,15-methyltransferase (decarboxylating) subunit CbiT, whose translation MTTDPDTSHLGRTPGLGEEHFTHDGLITKHAIRAVAMAALRPRPGQLLWDLGTGAGSVAVEWCRADPTCRAIGVERRIDRAANARANAEALTLTGQFEVVDADLSAGLPELPAPDAVFIGGGATLELATACRDALRGGGRLVIHGVTIEAETLVAQLHADWGGELMRIGVETADRIGRLHGWKPARTVVAWSWTK comes from the coding sequence GTGACCACAGACCCTGACACCTCGCATCTGGGGCGCACCCCAGGGCTCGGCGAGGAGCACTTCACCCACGACGGGCTCATCACCAAGCACGCGATCCGCGCCGTCGCGATGGCCGCCCTGCGCCCGCGGCCCGGCCAGCTGCTGTGGGATCTCGGCACCGGCGCCGGATCCGTGGCCGTCGAATGGTGTCGCGCCGACCCGACCTGCCGGGCCATCGGGGTGGAGCGGCGCATCGACCGGGCCGCCAACGCCCGGGCCAATGCCGAGGCGCTCACCCTGACCGGTCAGTTCGAGGTGGTGGACGCCGATCTGTCGGCCGGGCTGCCCGAGCTGCCCGCCCCCGATGCCGTGTTCATCGGCGGAGGGGCCACCCTGGAGCTGGCGACCGCCTGCCGCGACGCCCTGCGCGGCGGCGGGCGGCTGGTGATTCACGGGGTGACGATCGAGGCCGAGACCCTGGTGGCGCAGCTTCATGCCGATTGGGGCGGCGAGCTCATGCGGATCGGCGTGGAGACCGCCGACCGGATCGGCCGGCTCCACGGCTGGAAGCCGGCCCGCACCGTCGTCGCGTGGAGCTGGACCAAGTAG
- a CDS encoding energy-coupling factor ABC transporter ATP-binding protein, whose protein sequence is MTDSLPGTESLLSTEALCATHPGRPMVLSEVSLDMRRGVRVAILGANGSGKTTLLRCLSGSLEPVSGTVRRGGTVLKYSRKALREHRRSVQLVLQDPDDQLFSADVTQDVSFGPMNMGLEVDEVRSRVARALELLGADHLAERATHQLSYGERKRVAVAGAVAMMPDLLLLDEPTAGLDPAGVVQMMAALDRLRDAGTTVVMATHDVDHALAWADEALVVVDHHVVQGPIDELLSDESLISRAHLELPWPLALANRLGLPGRPRNLEEVVGMLGERPAQLAG, encoded by the coding sequence ATGACCGACTCTCTGCCGGGTACCGAATCCCTTTTGAGCACCGAAGCCCTGTGCGCCACCCATCCGGGACGCCCGATGGTGCTCTCCGAGGTCTCGCTCGATATGCGCCGGGGGGTCCGGGTGGCGATCCTGGGAGCCAACGGCTCGGGGAAGACGACGCTGCTGCGGTGTCTCTCGGGTTCCCTGGAACCGGTCTCGGGCACCGTCCGCCGCGGCGGCACCGTGCTCAAGTACAGCCGCAAGGCACTGCGCGAGCACCGTCGGTCCGTGCAGCTGGTGCTGCAGGATCCTGACGACCAGCTGTTCAGCGCCGACGTCACCCAGGACGTGTCCTTCGGGCCGATGAACATGGGCCTGGAGGTCGACGAGGTCCGCAGCCGGGTGGCCCGGGCCCTGGAACTGCTGGGCGCCGACCATCTGGCCGAGCGGGCCACCCATCAGCTCTCTTACGGGGAGCGCAAGCGGGTGGCGGTGGCCGGTGCGGTCGCCATGATGCCCGACCTACTGCTCCTCGATGAGCCGACGGCCGGGCTGGACCCCGCCGGGGTGGTGCAGATGATGGCCGCCCTGGACCGCCTGCGCGACGCCGGGACGACGGTCGTGATGGCCACCCATGACGTGGATCACGCCCTGGCCTGGGCCGATGAGGCCCTGGTGGTGGTCGATCACCACGTCGTGCAGGGGCCGATCGACGAACTGCTGTCCGACGAGAGCCTCATCTCCCGGGCCCACCTGGAGCTGCCCTGGCCGTTGGCTCTGGCGAACCGGCTCGGACTGCCCGGGCGTCCCCGCAACCTCGAGGAGGTCGTCGGGATGCTGGGGGAGAGACCCGCCCAACTGGCCGGCTGA
- the cbiQ gene encoding cobalt ECF transporter T component CbiQ has protein sequence MSITSLDDAAWDSPWRRRPVGEKVALSIGLILVALCTPAWPGTLFVSLIALAAILGFARIRPRALAQAMAAPIVFLILGGVSVLVSVGTTQDPATVWWHGGIFSIGPVSARQAADLVAHGLAGTLALMILALTTPMVDLLTWMRRLHVPDALLEIANLTYRLIFVLLDTVFTAHEAQKCRLGDAPAGRLNGYRRRFENTAALMGSVGVRAWARSNRLNDGLVNRGFEDALVTLPVQRSGSWTFKLVTLLVIAGSWAACWPIAGRLWR, from the coding sequence ATGAGCATCACCTCCCTCGACGACGCCGCATGGGACTCTCCCTGGCGGCGCCGCCCGGTGGGGGAGAAGGTCGCGCTGTCGATCGGCCTGATCCTCGTCGCCCTGTGCACCCCCGCCTGGCCGGGCACCCTGTTCGTCTCGCTGATCGCTCTGGCCGCGATCCTCGGATTCGCGAGGATCCGGCCCCGGGCGCTGGCCCAGGCGATGGCCGCCCCGATCGTCTTCCTCATTCTGGGGGGCGTCTCGGTGCTGGTCAGCGTCGGCACCACGCAGGATCCGGCCACTGTCTGGTGGCACGGCGGAATCTTCTCGATCGGGCCGGTCTCGGCCCGTCAGGCCGCCGATCTGGTGGCCCACGGCCTGGCCGGGACCCTGGCCCTGATGATCCTGGCGCTGACCACCCCGATGGTCGACCTGCTCACCTGGATGCGCAGGCTCCACGTCCCCGACGCGCTGCTGGAGATCGCGAACCTCACCTACCGGCTGATCTTCGTGCTGCTGGACACCGTGTTCACCGCCCATGAGGCGCAGAAGTGCCGGCTGGGCGACGCCCCGGCCGGTCGCCTCAACGGCTACCGGCGCCGCTTCGAGAACACCGCTGCCCTGATGGGCTCGGTGGGGGTGCGGGCCTGGGCGCGGTCCAACCGGCTCAATGACGGCCTGGTGAACCGCGGTTTCGAGGACGCGCTGGTCACCCTGCCGGTTCAGCGTTCCGGCAGCTGGACATTCAAACTGGTGACCCTGCTGGTGATCGCAGGATCCTGGGCCGCGTGCTGGCCCATCGCAGGAAGGCTGTGGAGATGA